One Megachile rotundata isolate GNS110a chromosome 5, iyMegRotu1, whole genome shotgun sequence genomic region harbors:
- the Atg4a gene encoding autophagy-related 4a isoform X1 — MDSLFTQNISDEPEDIPQIDEPVWILGKQYNAIKELDAIRRDIRSKLWFTYRKGFVPIGGYTSTFTSDKGWGCMLRCGQMVLGQALIILHLGRDWQWTPETRNSTYLKILERFEDRRTAPFSIHQIASMGASEGKEVGQWFGPNTIAQVLKKLVVYDDWSSITIHVALDNTLIVNDILRQCRVEGGTTAEADGNIPLKAPSQWKPLLLLIPLRLGLSEINPIYINGLKTSFKIPQSLGVIGGKPNLALYFIGCVGNEVIYLDPHTTQRSGSVDKKLEEEEIEMDATYHCKFASRIPITGIDPSVALCFFCATERDFKSLCKVIQEELITPEKQPLLELCAERLAQWSPAEDVAASEAIAAPSFVDFEHIDPQYDTSDEDFELLG, encoded by the exons ATGGATAGCCTTTTCACACAGAATATTTCAGACGAACCAGAGGACATACCACAAATAGATGAGCCAGTTTGGATTCTTGGAAAACAATATAATGCCATAAAAG AACTCGACGCAATTCGTAGGGATATAAGGTCCAAATTATGGTTCACTTATCGTAAAGGTTTTGTACCAATTGGTGGTTACACATCCACGTTTACATCCGATAAAGGTTGGGGTTGTATGTTAAGATGTGGACAGATGGTCCTTGGACAAGctttaattatattacatttag gtAGAGATTGGCAATGGACACCAGAAACTAGAAATAGTACGTACCTGAAAATTTTAGAACGTTTTGAAGACAGAAGAACTGCCCCTTTCTCTATTCATCAAATTGCATCAATGGGAGCATCTGAAGGAAAAGAAGTTGGACAATGGTTTGGTCCTAACACAATAGCACAAGTATTaaa AAAATTAGTTGTATATGATGATTGGAGTTCAATTACGATACATGTTGCTCTGGACAATACATTAATAGTTAATGATATTT TAAGACAATGTAGAGTAGAAGGAGGTACAACAGCAGAAGCAGATGGTAATATACCGTTAAAAGCACCTAGCCAATGGAAGCCTTTATTACTTTTAATACCTCTACGTCTCGGATTAAGCGAAATTAATCCTATCTACATTAATGGGCTTAaa ACTTCATTCAAAATCCCGCAATCTCTAGGAGTGATAGGAGGAAAACCCAATCTTGCATTATATTTCATAGGATGTGTTG GAAACGAAGTCATTTATTTGGATCCTCATACAACACAAAGATCAGGTAGCGTCGATAAAAAACTAGAGGAAGAAGAGATTGAGATGGATGCTACTTATCATTGTAAATTTGCTAGTCGTATTCCTATTACGGGAATAGATCCTTCTGTAGCTCTT tGTTTCTTCTGTGCGACTGAGAGAGACTTCAAATCTTTGTGTAAAGTTATTCAAGAAGAATTAATAACTCCTGAAAAGCAACCTTTGCTTGAGTTATGCGCAGAAAGACTGGCACAATGGTCACCAGCTGAAGATGTTGCTGCTTCAGAAGCAATAGCAGCTCCAAGTT TTGTAGATTTTGAGCACATAGATCCGCAATATGATACATCAGACGAAGATTTCGAATTACTAGGTTGA
- the Atg4a gene encoding autophagy-related 4a isoform X2 has protein sequence MLRCGQMVLGQALIILHLGRDWQWTPETRNSTYLKILERFEDRRTAPFSIHQIASMGASEGKEVGQWFGPNTIAQVLKKLVVYDDWSSITIHVALDNTLIVNDILRQCRVEGGTTAEADGNIPLKAPSQWKPLLLLIPLRLGLSEINPIYINGLKTSFKIPQSLGVIGGKPNLALYFIGCVGNEVIYLDPHTTQRSGSVDKKLEEEEIEMDATYHCKFASRIPITGIDPSVALCFFCATERDFKSLCKVIQEELITPEKQPLLELCAERLAQWSPAEDVAASEAIAAPSFVDFEHIDPQYDTSDEDFELLG, from the exons ATGTTAAGATGTGGACAGATGGTCCTTGGACAAGctttaattatattacatttag gtAGAGATTGGCAATGGACACCAGAAACTAGAAATAGTACGTACCTGAAAATTTTAGAACGTTTTGAAGACAGAAGAACTGCCCCTTTCTCTATTCATCAAATTGCATCAATGGGAGCATCTGAAGGAAAAGAAGTTGGACAATGGTTTGGTCCTAACACAATAGCACAAGTATTaaa AAAATTAGTTGTATATGATGATTGGAGTTCAATTACGATACATGTTGCTCTGGACAATACATTAATAGTTAATGATATTT TAAGACAATGTAGAGTAGAAGGAGGTACAACAGCAGAAGCAGATGGTAATATACCGTTAAAAGCACCTAGCCAATGGAAGCCTTTATTACTTTTAATACCTCTACGTCTCGGATTAAGCGAAATTAATCCTATCTACATTAATGGGCTTAaa ACTTCATTCAAAATCCCGCAATCTCTAGGAGTGATAGGAGGAAAACCCAATCTTGCATTATATTTCATAGGATGTGTTG GAAACGAAGTCATTTATTTGGATCCTCATACAACACAAAGATCAGGTAGCGTCGATAAAAAACTAGAGGAAGAAGAGATTGAGATGGATGCTACTTATCATTGTAAATTTGCTAGTCGTATTCCTATTACGGGAATAGATCCTTCTGTAGCTCTT tGTTTCTTCTGTGCGACTGAGAGAGACTTCAAATCTTTGTGTAAAGTTATTCAAGAAGAATTAATAACTCCTGAAAAGCAACCTTTGCTTGAGTTATGCGCAGAAAGACTGGCACAATGGTCACCAGCTGAAGATGTTGCTGCTTCAGAAGCAATAGCAGCTCCAAGTT TTGTAGATTTTGAGCACATAGATCCGCAATATGATACATCAGACGAAGATTTCGAATTACTAGGTTGA
- the LOC100878791 gene encoding protein phosphatase 1L isoform X2, protein MESFTYVSHMKLVSKFAVGIPTGLNAGISTPLGYFWRIIRAYALKPEVLICGIVLAVVLFYIQAVDVWSRSLLGKIQYTLGRTTSKVSKLQFLVNDSVNNGVKLSWELKQGYIAAYAVQGHRARMEDRFVVNEDMNNTGVSLFAVFDGHGGEFAANYARDKLIPNINQKVIELKDMIAGKAPRAPEDTNKVEEPEQKEEKNDTGHQTERRKSFRKTVSTSLTDDCMKKNVGVTDPELLDKLDSLPRPITREVRPCRTTEKPTKVDITNYLDGNKINYGRLLTDEVLAVDRLLVEAAKKNMDVAGTTALIALLEDNKLIVANVGDSRGVMCDGKGNAIPLSFDHKPQQEREKKRINKAGGLVTFNGVWRVAGILATSRALGDYPLKDKKLVIADPDILTFDLSDHNPMFIVLASDGLWDTFTNEEAVAFIKERINEPHFGAKSITLQSYYRGSADNITVVVINLKDRKYSTSETKKNQ, encoded by the exons ACATATGTGTCACACATGAAGCTGGTATCGAAATTTGCAGTGGGTATTCCCACTGGATTAAATGCTGGGATAAGTACTCCTTTGGGTTATTTTTGGAGGATCATAAGAGCTTATGCATTGAAGCCAGAAGTGTTAATTTGTGGCATAGTTTTGGCAGTCGTTCTGTTTTACATACAAGCTGTTGATGTATGGAGTCGTTCTTTATTAGGAAAAATCCAGTATACTCTGGGTCGTACCACATCGAAG GTATCAAAACTACAATTTTTGGTCAATGATTCTGTAAATAATGGAGTAAAACTTAGCTGGGAATTAAAACAAGGATATATTGCTGCATATGCTGTTCAAGGCCATAGAGCTCGTATGGAAGACCGTTTTGTTGTAAATGAAGATATGAATAACACTGGTGTATCTTTATTTGCTGTATTTGATGGGCATGGTGGAGAA TTTGCAGCAAATTATGCTCGTGACAAACTTATTCCCAACATTAATCAAAAAGTGATTGAATTAAAAGACATGATCGCTGGCAAAGCGCCTCGCGCACCAGAAGACACGAATAAAGTTGAAGAACCAGaacagaaagaagaaaagaacgaTACAGGACATCAGACAGAACGTAGAAAATCTTTTCGTAAAACAGTAAGCACCTCACTGACGGATGATTGTATGAAGAAAAATGTTGGAGTAACTGATCCAGAATTACTTGACAAACTAGATAGCTTGCCAAGACCAATTACGAGAGAG GTAAGACCATGCAGGACAACAGAAAAACCGACAAAAGTTGATATTACAAATTATCTTGATGGAAATAAGATAAATTATGGTAGATTACTAACCGACGAAGTATTAGCAGTCGATAGATTATTAGTCGAAGCTGCTAAAAAGAATATGGATGTAGCtg GTACAACTGCGTTGATTGCTTTGCTAGAAgacaataaattaattgtagCAAATGTTGGAGATTCAAGAGGTGTTATGTGCGATGGAAAAGGCAATGCAATACCTCTGTCTTTTGATCATAAACCTCAgcag gaaagagaaaagaaaagaataaataagGCTGGTGGTTTGGTAACATTTAATGGTGTATGGAGAGTTGCTGGTATATTAGCAACTTCTCGAGCTCTAGGAGATTATCCtctaaaagataaaaaattagtaattgcTGATCCAGATATTTTAACTTTTGATCTTAGCGATCATAATCCCATGTTTATTGTTTTGGCATCAGATGGTTTGTGGGATACTTTTACAAACGAAGAAGCTGTAGCGTTCATTAAAGAACGTATAAATGAACCGCATTTTGGAGCAAAAAGTATTACATTACAAAGTTACTACAG GGGCTCTGCTGACAATATTACAGTagttgtaattaatttaaaagatcgCAAATACAGTACATCAGAGACCAAAAAGAATCAATAA
- the LOC100878791 gene encoding protein phosphatase 1L isoform X1 yields MDDELEDRILYQTYVSHMKLVSKFAVGIPTGLNAGISTPLGYFWRIIRAYALKPEVLICGIVLAVVLFYIQAVDVWSRSLLGKIQYTLGRTTSKVSKLQFLVNDSVNNGVKLSWELKQGYIAAYAVQGHRARMEDRFVVNEDMNNTGVSLFAVFDGHGGEFAANYARDKLIPNINQKVIELKDMIAGKAPRAPEDTNKVEEPEQKEEKNDTGHQTERRKSFRKTVSTSLTDDCMKKNVGVTDPELLDKLDSLPRPITREVRPCRTTEKPTKVDITNYLDGNKINYGRLLTDEVLAVDRLLVEAAKKNMDVAGTTALIALLEDNKLIVANVGDSRGVMCDGKGNAIPLSFDHKPQQEREKKRINKAGGLVTFNGVWRVAGILATSRALGDYPLKDKKLVIADPDILTFDLSDHNPMFIVLASDGLWDTFTNEEAVAFIKERINEPHFGAKSITLQSYYRGSADNITVVVINLKDRKYSTSETKKNQ; encoded by the exons ATGGATGACGAGCTTGAAGATAGAATTCTGTATCAG ACATATGTGTCACACATGAAGCTGGTATCGAAATTTGCAGTGGGTATTCCCACTGGATTAAATGCTGGGATAAGTACTCCTTTGGGTTATTTTTGGAGGATCATAAGAGCTTATGCATTGAAGCCAGAAGTGTTAATTTGTGGCATAGTTTTGGCAGTCGTTCTGTTTTACATACAAGCTGTTGATGTATGGAGTCGTTCTTTATTAGGAAAAATCCAGTATACTCTGGGTCGTACCACATCGAAG GTATCAAAACTACAATTTTTGGTCAATGATTCTGTAAATAATGGAGTAAAACTTAGCTGGGAATTAAAACAAGGATATATTGCTGCATATGCTGTTCAAGGCCATAGAGCTCGTATGGAAGACCGTTTTGTTGTAAATGAAGATATGAATAACACTGGTGTATCTTTATTTGCTGTATTTGATGGGCATGGTGGAGAA TTTGCAGCAAATTATGCTCGTGACAAACTTATTCCCAACATTAATCAAAAAGTGATTGAATTAAAAGACATGATCGCTGGCAAAGCGCCTCGCGCACCAGAAGACACGAATAAAGTTGAAGAACCAGaacagaaagaagaaaagaacgaTACAGGACATCAGACAGAACGTAGAAAATCTTTTCGTAAAACAGTAAGCACCTCACTGACGGATGATTGTATGAAGAAAAATGTTGGAGTAACTGATCCAGAATTACTTGACAAACTAGATAGCTTGCCAAGACCAATTACGAGAGAG GTAAGACCATGCAGGACAACAGAAAAACCGACAAAAGTTGATATTACAAATTATCTTGATGGAAATAAGATAAATTATGGTAGATTACTAACCGACGAAGTATTAGCAGTCGATAGATTATTAGTCGAAGCTGCTAAAAAGAATATGGATGTAGCtg GTACAACTGCGTTGATTGCTTTGCTAGAAgacaataaattaattgtagCAAATGTTGGAGATTCAAGAGGTGTTATGTGCGATGGAAAAGGCAATGCAATACCTCTGTCTTTTGATCATAAACCTCAgcag gaaagagaaaagaaaagaataaataagGCTGGTGGTTTGGTAACATTTAATGGTGTATGGAGAGTTGCTGGTATATTAGCAACTTCTCGAGCTCTAGGAGATTATCCtctaaaagataaaaaattagtaattgcTGATCCAGATATTTTAACTTTTGATCTTAGCGATCATAATCCCATGTTTATTGTTTTGGCATCAGATGGTTTGTGGGATACTTTTACAAACGAAGAAGCTGTAGCGTTCATTAAAGAACGTATAAATGAACCGCATTTTGGAGCAAAAAGTATTACATTACAAAGTTACTACAG GGGCTCTGCTGACAATATTACAGTagttgtaattaatttaaaagatcgCAAATACAGTACATCAGAGACCAAAAAGAATCAATAA
- the LOC100878791 gene encoding protein phosphatase 1L isoform X3 — MSYLKIVNTIIKSSIKKVSKLQFLVNDSVNNGVKLSWELKQGYIAAYAVQGHRARMEDRFVVNEDMNNTGVSLFAVFDGHGGEFAANYARDKLIPNINQKVIELKDMIAGKAPRAPEDTNKVEEPEQKEEKNDTGHQTERRKSFRKTVSTSLTDDCMKKNVGVTDPELLDKLDSLPRPITREVRPCRTTEKPTKVDITNYLDGNKINYGRLLTDEVLAVDRLLVEAAKKNMDVAGTTALIALLEDNKLIVANVGDSRGVMCDGKGNAIPLSFDHKPQQEREKKRINKAGGLVTFNGVWRVAGILATSRALGDYPLKDKKLVIADPDILTFDLSDHNPMFIVLASDGLWDTFTNEEAVAFIKERINEPHFGAKSITLQSYYRGSADNITVVVINLKDRKYSTSETKKNQ, encoded by the exons ATGtcttatttaaaaatagttaatacaattataaaatctagCATCAAAAAG GTATCAAAACTACAATTTTTGGTCAATGATTCTGTAAATAATGGAGTAAAACTTAGCTGGGAATTAAAACAAGGATATATTGCTGCATATGCTGTTCAAGGCCATAGAGCTCGTATGGAAGACCGTTTTGTTGTAAATGAAGATATGAATAACACTGGTGTATCTTTATTTGCTGTATTTGATGGGCATGGTGGAGAA TTTGCAGCAAATTATGCTCGTGACAAACTTATTCCCAACATTAATCAAAAAGTGATTGAATTAAAAGACATGATCGCTGGCAAAGCGCCTCGCGCACCAGAAGACACGAATAAAGTTGAAGAACCAGaacagaaagaagaaaagaacgaTACAGGACATCAGACAGAACGTAGAAAATCTTTTCGTAAAACAGTAAGCACCTCACTGACGGATGATTGTATGAAGAAAAATGTTGGAGTAACTGATCCAGAATTACTTGACAAACTAGATAGCTTGCCAAGACCAATTACGAGAGAG GTAAGACCATGCAGGACAACAGAAAAACCGACAAAAGTTGATATTACAAATTATCTTGATGGAAATAAGATAAATTATGGTAGATTACTAACCGACGAAGTATTAGCAGTCGATAGATTATTAGTCGAAGCTGCTAAAAAGAATATGGATGTAGCtg GTACAACTGCGTTGATTGCTTTGCTAGAAgacaataaattaattgtagCAAATGTTGGAGATTCAAGAGGTGTTATGTGCGATGGAAAAGGCAATGCAATACCTCTGTCTTTTGATCATAAACCTCAgcag gaaagagaaaagaaaagaataaataagGCTGGTGGTTTGGTAACATTTAATGGTGTATGGAGAGTTGCTGGTATATTAGCAACTTCTCGAGCTCTAGGAGATTATCCtctaaaagataaaaaattagtaattgcTGATCCAGATATTTTAACTTTTGATCTTAGCGATCATAATCCCATGTTTATTGTTTTGGCATCAGATGGTTTGTGGGATACTTTTACAAACGAAGAAGCTGTAGCGTTCATTAAAGAACGTATAAATGAACCGCATTTTGGAGCAAAAAGTATTACATTACAAAGTTACTACAG GGGCTCTGCTGACAATATTACAGTagttgtaattaatttaaaagatcgCAAATACAGTACATCAGAGACCAAAAAGAATCAATAA